One Kitasatospora sp. NBC_01287 DNA window includes the following coding sequences:
- a CDS encoding MFS transporter → MSETRRTTGAATTGAATTTATIGTTAPEATRVPRGAWTTLVAMTGGLSMIMLDQTVVSVALPTMSRQLALSASGQQWVVNAYVLAMAATVALGGKLGSKLGPVTTFRVGVGLFFIASALCGLAPTGSLGQGWLIAARVAQGCGAALMMPVSASIVMAAFPLAIRGRAMGVYVGISQIFLALGPLLGGTLTEWVSWRAVFWINVPVGIVALLLVRRARPANPAQPGLTISPVHTLLLMGGIGGTVYALQQSGPWGWGSPKTLVCLGVGLALTVTFVLTQLRAADPLVQVRLFRLRGFLGDVLVLFTTQFSMLAMVLFSALYSQNLLGYSPVKAGLCALAMILPLMLGAQIAGRWYDRSGVRPPLLTGLTLATVGAAQWTSMLPHIEYVSKVPGMALVGLGLGLVMSPINTDALSRVSQADRPQASGIVQTVRQLGGTLGVAVVGAVVTARLHLVPPAARVHDTAEAMTAGFAVAAAVFGLGLAAAWLLLPRGRAAAPARHPAADG, encoded by the coding sequence ATGAGCGAGACCAGGAGGACCACCGGCGCCGCGACCACCGGCGCCGCGACGACCACCGCGACGATCGGGACCACGGCTCCGGAGGCCACCCGAGTGCCTCGGGGAGCCTGGACCACCCTGGTCGCGATGACCGGCGGCCTGTCCATGATCATGCTCGACCAGACCGTCGTCTCGGTCGCCCTCCCCACCATGAGCCGCCAGCTCGCCCTGTCGGCGAGCGGTCAGCAGTGGGTCGTCAACGCCTACGTCCTGGCCATGGCCGCCACCGTCGCCCTCGGCGGCAAACTGGGCAGCAAGCTCGGCCCGGTCACCACCTTCCGGGTGGGCGTGGGCCTCTTCTTCATCGCCTCGGCCCTGTGCGGCCTGGCCCCGACCGGGTCGCTGGGCCAGGGGTGGCTGATCGCCGCCCGGGTGGCGCAGGGCTGCGGCGCGGCACTGATGATGCCGGTGAGCGCGAGCATCGTGATGGCGGCCTTCCCGCTCGCGATCCGCGGCCGCGCCATGGGCGTCTACGTCGGGATCAGTCAGATCTTCCTGGCCCTGGGACCGCTGCTCGGCGGAACGCTCACCGAGTGGGTCAGCTGGCGCGCGGTCTTCTGGATCAACGTGCCGGTCGGCATCGTCGCCCTCCTCCTCGTCCGGCGCGCCCGCCCCGCCAACCCGGCGCAGCCGGGGCTGACGATCTCACCGGTCCACACCCTGCTGCTCATGGGCGGGATCGGCGGCACCGTGTACGCGCTCCAGCAGTCCGGCCCGTGGGGCTGGGGCTCCCCGAAGACCCTGGTGTGCCTGGGCGTCGGCCTCGCGCTGACAGTGACCTTCGTGCTCACCCAGCTGCGCGCCGCCGATCCGCTGGTGCAGGTCCGGCTGTTCCGGCTCCGGGGCTTCCTCGGGGACGTCCTGGTGCTGTTCACCACCCAGTTCAGCATGCTGGCCATGGTGCTGTTCTCCGCGCTCTACTCGCAGAACCTGCTGGGCTACAGCCCGGTGAAGGCCGGCCTGTGCGCGCTGGCCATGATCCTGCCGCTGATGCTCGGCGCCCAGATCGCCGGTCGCTGGTACGACCGCTCCGGAGTGAGGCCGCCGCTCCTCACCGGCCTCACCCTGGCCACCGTCGGGGCGGCGCAGTGGACCTCGATGCTGCCGCACATCGAGTACGTCTCCAAGGTGCCGGGCATGGCGCTGGTCGGGCTCGGCCTGGGCCTGGTGATGTCCCCGATCAACACCGACGCGCTGAGCCGGGTGTCGCAGGCGGACCGGCCGCAGGCGTCGGGCATCGTGCAGACCGTGCGCCAGCTCGGCGGGACGCTGGGCGTCGCGGTGGTCGGGGCCGTCGTCACGGCCCGCCTCCACCTCGTGCCGCCCGCCGCCCGGGTCCACGACACCGCGGAGGCGATGACGGCGGGGTTCGCGGTGGCCGCGGCGGTCTTCGGGCTCGGGCTCGCCGCCGCCTGGCTGCTGCTCCCGCGCGGACGGGCTGCGGCACCGGCCCGGCACCCGGCGGCGGACGGGTGA
- a CDS encoding ATP-binding protein, which yields MSASDPRTTGRAVLPSLPPHGQIRRLALTGAAGTVGRCRDHTRQALHDWGWLPTDDPDQQARADDVLLVVSELVTNASRHAQGPDQLILSATERMLRVDVLDGLAAPPQPQLPHSPGRLGGHGLHTVALLTSRWGSTPRGDAPGKSVWAEFDVPTA from the coding sequence ATGAGCGCTAGCGATCCCCGGACGACAGGCCGGGCAGTGCTGCCCTCGCTCCCTCCGCACGGCCAGATCCGCCGGCTCGCCCTGACCGGGGCCGCCGGCACGGTGGGGCGCTGCCGCGACCACACCCGCCAGGCCCTGCACGACTGGGGCTGGCTGCCCACCGACGACCCGGACCAGCAGGCCCGCGCCGACGACGTACTGCTCGTCGTCTCCGAGCTGGTCACCAATGCCTCCCGGCACGCCCAGGGCCCTGACCAGCTGATCCTGAGCGCTACCGAGCGGATGCTGCGCGTCGACGTCCTCGACGGGCTCGCCGCACCCCCGCAGCCCCAGCTCCCGCACTCGCCGGGGCGCCTCGGCGGCCACGGCCTGCACACCGTCGCGCTGCTGACCAGCCGCTGGGGATCCACGCCGCGCGGTGACGCGCCGGGCAAGTCCGTCTGGGCCGAGTTCGACGTCCCCACGGCCTGA
- a CDS encoding STAS domain-containing protein: protein MQSSAGEGTGTPADRLTVAVRVHGRSVVVSPAGELDHDSVGLLHERLVDALSRPDSDRLVVDCRDLWFCDSTGLNTLLAARRDAEQAGAALVLAGLQPAVARVFEITGADTVFDIRPDLDAVLR from the coding sequence ATGCAGAGCAGTGCCGGCGAAGGGACCGGGACCCCAGCCGACCGATTGACCGTAGCTGTCCGGGTCCACGGCCGGAGCGTCGTCGTCTCGCCGGCCGGCGAGTTGGACCACGACAGCGTCGGCCTGCTCCACGAGCGGCTCGTCGACGCGCTGAGCCGGCCTGACAGCGACCGCTTGGTGGTGGACTGCCGCGACCTCTGGTTCTGCGACTCCACCGGGCTGAACACGCTGCTCGCCGCCCGGCGCGACGCCGAGCAGGCCGGCGCCGCGCTGGTGCTGGCAGGTCTGCAGCCCGCGGTGGCCCGGGTCTTCGAGATCACCGGCGCCGACACGGTCTTCGACATCCGCCCGGATCTGGACGCCGTCCTGCGGTAG
- a CDS encoding ATP-binding protein, with product MGETSIRATGWARSFPVSGGVRAGRQWAREHLDALGWASAAPDTVDDVLLTVSELITNAHVHAHSSAQLVLLRDRRHLHVYVHDSSSALPRPKPPDAGRPDGRGLAIIDALADSWRTRPQADGKTIAACFLAPEQPEAEARTNG from the coding sequence ATGGGTGAGACATCGATCAGAGCCACGGGATGGGCCCGGTCCTTCCCGGTGAGCGGCGGTGTGCGGGCGGGCCGGCAGTGGGCGCGCGAACACCTGGACGCCCTGGGGTGGGCCTCCGCGGCGCCCGACACCGTGGACGACGTGCTGCTGACGGTGTCGGAACTGATCACCAACGCCCACGTCCACGCGCACAGCAGCGCCCAGCTCGTCCTGCTCCGGGACCGGCGCCACCTGCACGTCTACGTCCATGACTCCTCCTCCGCGCTGCCCCGCCCCAAGCCGCCGGACGCGGGCCGGCCCGACGGGCGGGGCCTGGCCATCATCGACGCGCTCGCCGACAGCTGGCGGACCCGGCCGCAGGCGGACGGCAAGACCATCGCGGCCTGCTTCCTCGCCCCGGAGCAACCCGAAGCCGAGGCCCGTACCAACGGCTGA
- a CDS encoding PP2C family protein-serine/threonine phosphatase has protein sequence MGGDWYDVVELPGRRFGVVVGDVVGRGLDAAATMGQLRSAARALLLENNGPARVLEALDRFADLLPGAFCTTVFCGVIDPATRTVRYSSAGHLPALLVEPGGVVHRLQDAQSPPLAVSTGSERPESTAILATGARLLLYTDGLVERRDEIIDSGIERAQAALAAELPTAEAVVDHLCTVLLGQGRHGDDVALLVYLQS, from the coding sequence GTGGGAGGCGACTGGTACGACGTCGTCGAACTGCCCGGCCGCCGCTTCGGCGTGGTCGTCGGCGACGTGGTCGGACGCGGCCTGGACGCGGCCGCCACCATGGGCCAACTGCGCAGCGCGGCGCGGGCCCTGCTGCTGGAGAACAACGGCCCGGCCCGCGTCCTGGAGGCCCTGGACCGGTTCGCCGACCTCCTGCCCGGCGCGTTCTGCACCACCGTCTTCTGCGGAGTCATCGACCCCGCCACGCGGACCGTGCGCTACAGCAGCGCGGGCCACCTGCCGGCCCTTCTGGTCGAGCCCGGCGGCGTCGTGCACCGCCTGCAGGACGCCCAGAGCCCGCCGCTGGCCGTCAGCACGGGCAGCGAGCGGCCCGAGAGCACGGCGATCCTCGCCACCGGCGCCCGCCTGCTGCTCTACACCGATGGACTGGTCGAACGGCGCGACGAGATCATCGACTCCGGCATCGAACGAGCCCAGGCGGCGCTGGCCGCGGAACTCCCGACAGCCGAAGCCGTGGTCGACCACCTCTGCACCGTGCTGCTCGGCCAGGGCCGCCACGGGGACGACGTGGCCCTCCTCGTCTACCTGCAGTCCTGA